The DNA segment CATAATAATCGACAAATATTTTATCTAATAACGATGAACTTGCACGACCTGCACGAATCGTCGATAGTTCACGACTTAACGCTTGAATCGCTTTTGACATTCTTTCTTTTGTGTGATCAATAACTTGTTTAGACATTACTTATTCCTCCTAACGATTGTGCCAATTTTTTCACCTAATACAACACGTTTTATATTTCCTTTTTCCATAAGCGAGAATACTATGAGGGGAATATCATTGTCCATACATAGAGTCGATGCAGTAGAATCCATTACTTGTAAACCTTGTTGAATAACCTCCAAGAAGGATAATGTATCGTATTTTACAGCTTCACTATTTGTTTTAGGGTCGTCTGAATAAATACCATCCACATTATTTTTACCCATTAAAATAATATCTGCTTCAATCTCAGCTGCACGAAGAGCCGCTGTTGTATCTGTAGAAAAGTATGGATTTCCAGTACCAGCCGCAAAAATAACGACTCTTTTCTTCTCCAAATGTCGAATCGCTTTTCTACGAATATATGGTTCTGCAACTTGTCTCATCTCAATTGATGACTGAACGCGGGTTTGAACGCCAGACTTTTCAAGCGAATCTTGTAACGCTAAAGAATTCATAACTGTAGCTAGCATTCCCATATAGTCCGCAGTAGCTCGGTCCATACCCATTTCACTACCTATTTTACCACGCCAGATGTTTCCGCCGCCAACGACAACAGCAACTTCTACACCTAACTCGACAACTTCTTTAACTTGTTCAGCAACAGATTTAATAATTTCTGGGGAAAGACCAAATCCTTGCTCTCCAGCCAAAGCTTCTCCACTTAATTTTAAAACGACTCTTTTGTATTGTGGTGCACTCATAGGTAGCCTCCATTACACTTTTTTCTCGAAAAATAAGGAACACAAGTTCGTGCTCCCTAGAGTTAATCAGTTATTTAATTCAGTTTCATTAGTTGCCTTTGTTAACTTGACTCATTACTTCTTCTGCAAAGTTATCTTGGCGTTTTTCAATTCCTTCGCCAACACTATAACGTTCAAAATCAGTAACTGTTCCACCCGTTGATTTTACAAACTCTTTAACTTTTTGATCTGAATTCTTAACGAATGATTGATCAAGTAAACAAATGTCTTCGAAATATTTACCAAGACGGCCTTCTACCATTTTAGCTACGATATTTTCTGGTTTGCCTTCGTTTAAAGCTTGCTCAGTTAACACTTTACGTTCGCGGTCAACTTCATCTTCAGAAACTTCGTTACGAGAAATATATTTTGGATTTAAAGCCGCAATGTGCATTGCTACATCTTTAGCTGCTTGAGCATCAGTAGAACCTTCAAGTGTTACAAGAACACCAATACGCCCACCCATATGTAGATATGGACCAAAAGCATCTTTGTCTGTTTTTGTATGAACTACAAAACGACGTAATGTGATTTTTTCACCGATTTTTGCAATGGCATTTGAAATGTAGTCAGCAACATTTAAACCGTTAGACATTGTAGAAGCAGTAGCCTCTTCAACTGACGCAGGTTTAGTAGCTAATAAATGTTCAGATAATTCTTTTACTAATGTTTGGAATCCTTGGTTTTTTGATACGAAATCCGTTTCAGCATTCACTTCAAGTAAAACAGCTTCATTGCCATTTACTAAAATTGAAGTTGTACCTTCCGCTGCAATACGGTCAGCTTTTTTAGCTGCGCTAGAAAGACCTTTTTCTCTTAGGAAATCAATTGCCGCTTCGATATCACCGTTTGTTTCAACTAACGCTTTTTTACAATCCATCATACCTACGCCTGTTTTTTGACGTAATTCTTTTACCATTTGTGCTGTAACTGCCATTTTTATTTCCTCCTATCAAATTTCAATTAATATCTTTTTCTCAAAAAAAGGCGATAAGGGGTTTAGCCGCTTATCACCTTTTAAATACGTGAAATTACTCAGCAGCTTCAGCTGGAGAATCTTCTTCACCTTGTCTTGACTCAAGTAACG comes from the Paenisporosarcina antarctica genome and includes:
- the pyrH gene encoding UMP kinase: MSAPQYKRVVLKLSGEALAGEQGFGLSPEIIKSVAEQVKEVVELGVEVAVVVGGGNIWRGKIGSEMGMDRATADYMGMLATVMNSLALQDSLEKSGVQTRVQSSIEMRQVAEPYIRRKAIRHLEKKRVVIFAAGTGNPYFSTDTTAALRAAEIEADIILMGKNNVDGIYSDDPKTNSEAVKYDTLSFLEVIQQGLQVMDSTASTLCMDNDIPLIVFSLMEKGNIKRVVLGEKIGTIVRRNK
- the tsf gene encoding translation elongation factor Ts — protein: MAVTAQMVKELRQKTGVGMMDCKKALVETNGDIEAAIDFLREKGLSSAAKKADRIAAEGTTSILVNGNEAVLLEVNAETDFVSKNQGFQTLVKELSEHLLATKPASVEEATASTMSNGLNVADYISNAIAKIGEKITLRRFVVHTKTDKDAFGPYLHMGGRIGVLVTLEGSTDAQAAKDVAMHIAALNPKYISRNEVSEDEVDRERKVLTEQALNEGKPENIVAKMVEGRLGKYFEDICLLDQSFVKNSDQKVKEFVKSTGGTVTDFERYSVGEGIEKRQDNFAEEVMSQVNKGN